A DNA window from Desulfobaccales bacterium contains the following coding sequences:
- the larC gene encoding nickel pincer cofactor biosynthesis protein LarC, producing the protein MGTQPCWAFFDCFAGISGDMTLGALIDLGLPVAELQDLIAALGLTDVSITAHQVSKALLTGVKVEISSQARHPARTYRDICALIEEAPLTDAVKTRSLTTFRLLGEVEARIHGQPIETVHFHELGALDTIVDVVGAAHGLERLGVSRVFCSSIPMGWGMITAGHGRLPNPAPATLELLKGLAVYGTDLPGELVTPTGAAILKASEAVCEPCPGMTLKRVGYGAGSRDLPGYPNLLRLYLGEPLTAAPGRKETILVIETHLDDMNPEWYEPLMAGLFSAGALDVALTPIQMKKNRPGVRLTVVAPLAAKAGLLDRIFADSTTLGVRVMEVERVTARRWPETIDTPYGPLTVKAMEYGGHRRLLPEYEACRKMAEAQGLPLIEIYRLIPRE; encoded by the coding sequence TTGGGAACTCAGCCATGCTGGGCGTTTTTTGACTGTTTCGCGGGCATCAGCGGTGACATGACCCTGGGGGCCTTGATTGACCTGGGACTCCCGGTGGCCGAACTCCAAGACCTGATCGCCGCCCTGGGGCTTACCGATGTCTCCATCACCGCCCATCAGGTCAGCAAAGCCCTTCTCACCGGCGTCAAGGTGGAGATTTCCTCCCAAGCGCGGCACCCGGCCCGCACCTATCGGGACATCTGCGCCTTGATCGAGGAGGCCCCCCTGACCGACGCGGTCAAAACCCGAAGCCTTACCACGTTCCGCCTCCTGGGTGAGGTGGAAGCCCGCATCCACGGCCAGCCGATTGAGACCGTGCATTTTCATGAACTGGGGGCACTGGATACCATCGTGGACGTGGTGGGCGCGGCGCACGGCTTGGAACGCTTGGGGGTCTCCCGGGTCTTTTGCAGTTCGATCCCCATGGGCTGGGGCATGATCACCGCGGGCCACGGCCGGCTCCCCAACCCGGCCCCGGCCACCCTCGAGTTGTTGAAGGGCTTGGCCGTGTACGGCACCGACCTGCCGGGGGAACTGGTCACCCCCACCGGAGCCGCGATCTTGAAGGCCAGCGAGGCCGTGTGCGAACCCTGCCCCGGCATGACGCTTAAGCGCGTCGGCTACGGCGCGGGCAGCCGGGATCTGCCGGGCTACCCCAATCTCCTGCGCCTCTACCTGGGGGAGCCCCTGACCGCGGCCCCCGGCCGTAAGGAGACCATCCTGGTTATAGAAACCCACCTCGACGACATGAACCCGGAATGGTACGAGCCGCTCATGGCCGGCCTCTTCAGCGCCGGAGCCTTGGACGTGGCTCTCACCCCCATCCAAATGAAAAAAAACCGGCCCGGTGTGCGCTTAACCGTGGTCGCACCCCTGGCAGCCAAAGCCGGGCTCCTGGACCGCATCTTTGCGGATTCCACCACCCTGGGGGTGCGGGTCATGGAAGTGGAGCGGGTCACGGCCCGCCGCTGGCCCGAGACCATTGATACGCCCTACGGCCCCCTCACGGTCAAGGCCATGGAATACGGCGGCCACCGCCGCTTGCTGCCGGAGTACGAAGCCTGCCGCAAAATGGCCGAAGCCCAGGGCCTCCCCTTAATTGAAATCTACCGCCTAATTCCTCGGGAATAA
- a CDS encoding sigma-54 dependent transcriptional regulator: MKRDNASILIVDDDPALLQSLKEILEAEGYEVATAANGEQGLSLIKEQAFDLVLSDLALPGLDGMELLKYLRREQPACPCIIITGYGTITNAVTAMRHGAYDYFTKPVDPTELRLVVSRALEHRRLKWENLHLKKQLQRRFGFANMVGNSDPMTRVFELIRKVAESDSNVLILGESGTGKELIAHAIHYNSPRAEGPLIPVNCAAIPEELLESELFGHERGAFTHAVRTRIGRFEQANAGTIFLDEISEMSPGLQVKILRVLQDHSFERIGGIKTIRVDIRVIAATNRNLEELVSQNKFREDLFYRLNVIPILVPPLRERASDIPLLVHHFLEVFSRTKKKPLRRLSPVVLDLLCRYPWPGNVRELENLMERLVILTEGEVIEVTDLPEKFQRLILPPLEKPEDFPERGIHFTDAVQSFERNLILKALRQSNWVKSQAAQLLHLNRTTLLEKMKKQNIPSNPDSASRPERLSKDLPT; the protein is encoded by the coding sequence ATGAAACGGGATAACGCCTCTATCCTGATCGTTGATGATGATCCAGCCCTGCTCCAGAGCTTGAAAGAAATCCTGGAGGCCGAGGGCTATGAAGTGGCCACCGCAGCCAACGGCGAACAGGGCTTGTCCCTGATAAAAGAGCAGGCCTTTGACCTGGTGCTGAGCGACCTGGCCCTCCCCGGCCTGGACGGCATGGAACTGCTGAAATATTTGAGGCGCGAACAGCCTGCCTGCCCATGCATCATCATCACCGGCTACGGCACCATCACCAACGCCGTAACCGCCATGCGCCACGGAGCCTACGATTACTTCACCAAGCCGGTGGACCCTACCGAACTCCGCTTGGTGGTGAGCCGAGCTTTGGAGCATCGGCGCCTCAAGTGGGAAAACCTGCACCTCAAGAAACAGCTGCAGCGGCGCTTCGGTTTCGCCAACATGGTGGGCAATAGCGACCCCATGACCCGCGTCTTCGAACTGATCCGTAAGGTCGCGGAAAGCGACAGCAACGTCTTGATCCTGGGAGAATCCGGCACCGGCAAGGAGCTCATCGCCCATGCCATACATTATAACAGTCCTCGCGCCGAAGGGCCTCTTATTCCGGTCAATTGCGCCGCCATTCCCGAAGAACTTTTGGAGAGCGAACTCTTTGGGCACGAACGGGGCGCCTTTACCCATGCGGTGCGCACCCGCATCGGGCGCTTCGAACAGGCCAACGCTGGCACCATCTTTCTGGATGAAATTTCGGAGATGAGCCCCGGCCTCCAGGTGAAGATTCTCCGGGTCCTGCAAGACCATTCCTTTGAAAGAATCGGCGGGATCAAAACCATCCGGGTGGATATCCGGGTGATCGCCGCCACCAACCGGAATCTGGAAGAACTGGTGAGCCAAAACAAGTTCCGCGAAGACCTGTTCTACCGCCTCAATGTGATCCCCATTCTGGTGCCTCCTCTGCGGGAGCGGGCTTCCGACATTCCATTGCTGGTGCACCATTTCCTGGAGGTATTTAGCCGGACCAAAAAGAAACCCCTCAGACGCCTCAGCCCCGTAGTCCTGGACCTCCTCTGCCGGTATCCCTGGCCCGGCAATGTCCGGGAACTGGAAAACCTCATGGAACGCCTGGTTATCCTCACCGAAGGCGAAGTCATCGAGGTAACCGACCTGCCCGAGAAGTTTCAACGCCTGATCCTCCCCCCCCTTGAAAAGCCAGAGGATTTTCCGGAACGGGGCATTCATTTTACCGATGCGGTGCAATCATTTGAGCGTAACTTGATCCTTAAAGCCTTGCGCCAGAGCAACTGGGTGAAAAGCCAGGCGGCCCAACTTCTTCACCTCAACCGCACCACCTTGCTGGAGAAAATGAAAAAACAGAATATCCCCTCTAATCCCGATTCCGCTTCCCGGCCCGAGAGACTCTCCAAAGATTTGCCCACCTAA
- a CDS encoding ATP-binding protein codes for MNTPQDDRQAGRFKCMTVSCGAGVVGLGLLGLVSWYSGVRVLSSIHPSYIGMAPSTACSFLLLGGILTYQARTRPSARGRAVALAVAFLVAAFGLVSFIELFVGRDLNFENLLFPTAKKFGKVLTNRISPLTGLTLFLGGTNLLIILRRKDQVISRHLAGFLGGSVTIIGTIATLGYLFGTPLLYGGVVIPMALTTAIAFLLMGVGLVAGTGPDALPLRMLVGPSSQARLLRAFLPMAVTVVMVQGLLHRFIPALFHTDALGAAVLALIFSLITGALVVVVGRTMGQAMDLAQEKRKRAEEALSQNLLELQETAKKLEQSRNMLQLIIESIPVRVFWKDKDSCYMGCNSLFARDAGLSHPEQLIGKSDFDMGWREQAELYRADDHQVMESRRAKINIIEPQTTPTHENIWLNTSKVPLQMPNGEVFGVLGVYEDITERKRGEEKIIHQQEELRGLTARLAQVEEAERQELARELHDQVCQNLTSINIAIETLMIRAQRESLDQLLSRLADVGAVAEQTGEITRNIMEGLRPTVLDHYGLMGGVRQFASKFSTQTGIAVEVRGEELALRLAAPVELALFRITQEALANVARHSKATKVVVWHEENDDTFRLTIADNGIGFDQDKVALPMAGHKWGLMTMTERALAIEGNCRVESEPGQGTRVVVDVPRQSFPCSQQISPTHEALCLKKEVP; via the coding sequence ATGAATACTCCTCAAGACGACCGTCAAGCTGGCCGGTTTAAATGTATGACAGTTTCTTGCGGCGCCGGAGTGGTGGGGCTTGGCCTGCTCGGCTTGGTGAGCTGGTATTCCGGAGTTCGGGTTTTATCCAGTATCCATCCCTCTTATATCGGCATGGCCCCCAGCACAGCTTGCTCATTCCTGCTGCTGGGGGGCATTTTAACTTATCAGGCCAGGACAAGGCCTTCAGCCCGGGGCAGGGCAGTGGCCTTAGCGGTGGCATTCCTGGTGGCGGCCTTTGGCCTCGTTAGTTTTATCGAGCTTTTTGTCGGCAGAGATCTAAATTTTGAAAATTTATTGTTCCCCACTGCCAAGAAATTCGGGAAAGTGCTCACCAATCGCATCTCCCCTCTTACCGGCCTCACGCTTTTTTTAGGCGGGACCAACCTGTTAATTATTCTGCGACGAAAAGATCAGGTCATCAGTCGGCACCTGGCAGGCTTTTTAGGGGGTTCGGTGACCATAATAGGGACTATCGCCACTCTGGGCTACCTCTTCGGAACCCCGCTCCTTTACGGCGGCGTCGTGATCCCCATGGCGCTAACCACCGCCATAGCGTTTTTGCTCATGGGGGTGGGACTGGTAGCTGGGACCGGTCCTGATGCTTTGCCACTACGGATGCTGGTGGGCCCTTCGAGCCAGGCCAGGCTGCTGCGGGCTTTTCTCCCCATGGCGGTGACGGTAGTTATGGTCCAAGGTTTGTTGCATCGGTTCATCCCCGCCCTATTTCACACCGATGCTTTGGGGGCGGCGGTATTGGCCCTGATTTTCAGCCTAATTACCGGGGCGCTGGTGGTGGTTGTGGGGCGGACTATGGGCCAGGCCATGGATCTTGCCCAGGAGAAGCGCAAGCGGGCGGAGGAGGCGCTTTCTCAGAATCTTCTTGAATTACAAGAAACCGCCAAAAAGCTCGAGCAATCCAGGAACATGCTGCAATTGATTATCGAGTCGATCCCGGTCAGGGTCTTCTGGAAGGATAAGGATTCTTGCTACATGGGCTGCAATAGCCTGTTCGCTCGCGACGCCGGCCTTAGCCACCCGGAGCAACTTATAGGCAAGAGCGACTTTGACATGGGCTGGCGGGAACAAGCGGAGCTCTACCGTGCGGATGACCATCAGGTTATGGAGTCCCGCCGCGCCAAGATAAATATTATCGAGCCGCAAACCACCCCCACGCATGAAAATATCTGGCTCAATACCAGCAAAGTCCCGTTACAAATGCCCAACGGTGAAGTCTTTGGGGTTCTGGGTGTCTATGAAGATATAACGGAGCGCAAGCGAGGCGAGGAAAAAATTATTCATCAACAGGAGGAACTGCGAGGGCTAACGGCCCGACTGGCGCAGGTAGAAGAAGCCGAACGCCAAGAGTTGGCGCGGGAACTCCACGATCAGGTATGTCAAAACCTGACCAGCATTAATATCGCCATAGAAACTCTCATGATCAGAGCCCAAAGAGAGTCGCTGGATCAGCTGCTGTCCAGGCTCGCTGATGTTGGCGCGGTGGCAGAACAGACAGGTGAGATTACCAGGAACATCATGGAAGGTTTAAGGCCCACGGTGTTGGACCATTACGGCTTAATGGGAGGAGTGCGCCAGTTTGCAAGCAAGTTCTCCACGCAGACCGGCATTGCCGTGGAAGTTAGAGGGGAAGAGTTAGCCCTACGATTGGCAGCCCCGGTAGAACTGGCTCTGTTCCGCATCACCCAGGAGGCCCTGGCCAACGTGGCCAGGCACAGCAAAGCCACCAAGGTAGTGGTGTGGCATGAAGAAAACGATGATACGTTTCGCCTCACCATTGCCGACAATGGCATAGGCTTCGACCAGGATAAGGTCGCCCTCCCAATGGCAGGGCATAAATGGGGCCTGATGACTATGACCGAACGGGCCTTGGCAATCGAGGGGAATTGCCGTGTCGAGTCAGAACCTGGCCAGGGCACCCGAGTGGTGGTGGATGTGCCTCGCCAATCATTTCCATGTTCACAGCAGATTTCTCCAACCCATGAGGCTCTATGCCTAAAAAAAGAAGTACCCTGA